In the Leifsonia sp. 466MF genome, one interval contains:
- a CDS encoding SIS domain-containing protein gives MEAELRSQPETWATAAGLREEQSLLPAAGERIAVVGCGTSWFMAQSYAVLRESAGHGVTDAFAASEAFVDRDYDAVVAITRSGTTTEVLELLDGLRSSGNRARTVGIVGDPDTPLVSLVDVAIRLPFADEQSVVQTRFATTALALVRASLGHDLSPAIDQAAAAIEEELDDELVTADQYSFLGAGWTVGLAHEAALKMREASQSWTESYPAKEYRHGPIAIAAPGRVTWMLGEAPAGLSGDLAVTGARFEDRPIDGMADLVRAQRVALARARRAGLDPDSPRNLTRSVILPS, from the coding sequence ATGGAGGCCGAGCTGCGGTCGCAGCCGGAGACCTGGGCGACCGCGGCAGGCCTGCGCGAGGAGCAGTCGCTGCTCCCCGCCGCCGGTGAGCGCATCGCCGTCGTCGGCTGCGGGACCTCCTGGTTCATGGCGCAGTCGTACGCGGTGCTGCGCGAGAGCGCCGGGCACGGTGTCACCGACGCGTTCGCCGCCTCCGAGGCGTTCGTCGACCGCGACTACGACGCGGTCGTCGCCATCACGCGCTCCGGGACGACGACCGAGGTGCTCGAGCTGCTCGACGGCCTCCGCTCCTCGGGCAACCGGGCGCGCACGGTGGGGATCGTCGGCGACCCCGACACCCCGCTCGTGAGCCTCGTGGATGTCGCCATCCGGCTCCCGTTCGCCGACGAGCAGTCCGTCGTACAGACGCGCTTCGCGACCACGGCGCTCGCCCTCGTCCGTGCCTCCCTCGGCCACGACCTCTCCCCCGCGATCGACCAGGCTGCCGCGGCCATCGAGGAGGAGCTGGACGACGAGCTCGTCACCGCCGACCAGTACTCGTTCCTGGGCGCCGGGTGGACGGTCGGGCTCGCGCACGAGGCCGCGCTCAAGATGCGCGAGGCGTCGCAGTCGTGGACGGAGTCGTATCCCGCCAAGGAGTACCGCCACGGACCGATCGCGATCGCCGCTCCCGGCCGGGTCACCTGGATGTTGGGCGAGGCGCCCGCAGGGCTCTCCGGCGACCTCGCCGTCACCGGGGCGCGCTTCGAAGACCGCCCGATCGACGGGATGGCCGACCTGGTGCGCGCACAGCGGGTCGCCCTCGCGCGCGCCCGCCGCGCCGGCCTCGACCCCGACAGCCCCCGCAACCTCACCCGATCGGTCATCCTCCCCTCGTGA
- a CDS encoding 1-phosphofructokinase family hexose kinase — MILTVTPNPALDLTYRVPRLQPGETHRAAAPAVRAGGKGLNVARVLAQTRTAAFILTTAGGPPGLRLADDLEASHLPSELVPVEAPTRSSVAVVDESTGETTVINETGGTLSAAEWTALHDAVDRLVVPATCVVGSGSLPPDAPDDVYARVVAAAASRGLPSVIDAVGTPLVLAAEAGASVVKPNRRELTETTGHDDPVAGARVLLDAGAGLVVVSLGAEGMLAVPRDGAPLHARLGSPLTGNATGAGDAAVAAIASLLAVGVTDPSALVRRATAWSAAAVLAPLAGELAPGFREFEERIETG, encoded by the coding sequence GTGATCCTCACCGTCACGCCGAACCCGGCCCTCGACCTCACCTACCGCGTGCCCCGGCTGCAACCGGGCGAGACGCATCGTGCGGCAGCCCCCGCCGTGCGGGCGGGCGGCAAGGGTCTCAACGTCGCGCGGGTGCTCGCCCAGACCAGGACCGCGGCCTTCATCCTCACCACAGCCGGCGGTCCGCCCGGGCTGCGGCTCGCCGACGACCTCGAGGCCTCCCACCTGCCCTCGGAGCTGGTGCCGGTCGAGGCGCCGACCCGCAGCAGCGTCGCCGTCGTCGACGAGTCCACCGGCGAGACGACGGTCATCAACGAGACGGGCGGCACCCTCAGCGCGGCCGAGTGGACGGCCCTGCACGACGCCGTCGACCGGCTTGTCGTGCCAGCGACCTGCGTCGTCGGCTCGGGCAGCCTGCCGCCCGACGCTCCGGACGACGTCTACGCGCGCGTCGTCGCTGCGGCCGCTTCCCGCGGTCTGCCGAGTGTGATCGACGCCGTCGGTACGCCGCTCGTGCTCGCTGCCGAGGCCGGCGCCTCCGTCGTGAAGCCGAATCGCCGTGAGCTGACGGAGACGACCGGCCACGACGACCCCGTGGCCGGCGCGCGCGTTCTCCTGGACGCCGGCGCAGGCCTGGTGGTGGTGTCGCTCGGCGCCGAGGGGATGCTCGCGGTGCCGCGCGACGGCGCACCCCTCCACGCGCGGCTCGGCTCGCCGCTGACCGGCAACGCCACCGGTGCGGGCGATGCGGCCGTCGCCGCGATCGCGAGCCTGCTCGCCGTCGGCGTCACCGACCCGTCTGCGCTCGTCCGGCGCGCCACCGCCTGGTCGGCCGCCGCGGTGCTCGCGCCCCTCGCCGGCGAGCTCGCCCCCGGCTTCCGGGAGTTCGAGGAGCGGATCGAGACCGGCTGA
- a CDS encoding ROK family protein codes for MTGDPLTPPPAAAPLGDGAPVLAFDVGGTDTKAALVDDRGRLVQVVRIPTPHAGDATGEAVVTAIAGLAERFREEHPGIAPRAAGLLVPGHVDDDAGIGVFAENLGWRDFPFRDRAEAALGVPVAFSHDVRGAGEAEHRLGAAAPYRDVVVMAIGTGIAGAIFLDGRLHTGGGMAGEMGHSRVADGPLCACGGIGCLEAVASAAAIARRYNALTGADVPGAREVLALAQAGDETAQAVWDSAVDALALDLSHTVALLAPEAVVIGGGLAQAGSALFEPLAEKLDAILTFHRRPVLLPASIGENAGLIGAALRARDRLAGSPSTSVASTASTAEVAS; via the coding sequence GTGACCGGAGACCCCCTGACCCCGCCACCGGCCGCCGCTCCGCTGGGAGACGGCGCACCGGTGCTGGCGTTCGACGTCGGAGGGACCGACACCAAGGCCGCGCTCGTGGACGACCGCGGCCGGCTGGTGCAGGTGGTGCGCATCCCGACCCCGCATGCGGGCGACGCGACCGGCGAGGCCGTGGTGACCGCGATCGCCGGTCTCGCCGAGCGGTTCCGGGAGGAGCACCCCGGCATCGCGCCGCGCGCGGCCGGGCTGCTGGTGCCCGGGCACGTGGACGACGACGCGGGGATCGGCGTCTTCGCCGAGAACCTGGGCTGGCGCGACTTCCCGTTCCGCGACCGGGCGGAGGCCGCACTCGGCGTCCCGGTGGCGTTCAGTCACGACGTGCGCGGGGCCGGCGAGGCCGAGCATCGGCTCGGTGCCGCCGCGCCCTACCGCGACGTCGTCGTCATGGCGATCGGCACGGGGATCGCCGGGGCGATTTTCCTCGACGGCCGCCTGCACACGGGTGGCGGCATGGCCGGCGAGATGGGGCACTCCCGGGTCGCCGACGGGCCGCTGTGCGCCTGCGGCGGCATCGGCTGCCTGGAGGCGGTCGCCTCGGCCGCAGCCATCGCGCGCCGGTACAACGCGCTCACCGGGGCGGATGTCCCGGGAGCGCGGGAGGTGCTCGCGCTGGCGCAGGCGGGAGACGAGACCGCTCAGGCCGTGTGGGACTCGGCGGTGGATGCGCTCGCGCTCGACCTCTCGCACACCGTCGCGCTGCTGGCGCCCGAGGCCGTGGTAATCGGCGGCGGACTGGCGCAGGCCGGCTCCGCGCTGTTCGAGCCGCTCGCGGAGAAGCTGGACGCCATCCTCACCTTCCACCGCCGTCCGGTGCTGCTGCCGGCGAGCATCGGCGAGAACGCCGGGCTGATCGGGGCGGCCCTGCGGGCACGCGACCGGCTCGCCGGATCCCCCTCGACGTCGGTGGCGTCCACCGCATCGACCGCCGAGGTGGCGTCGTGA
- a CDS encoding purine-cytosine permease family protein, with product MTSTGEDAPDTRSGAASAFDVELNGLNTIHESERKGRPRDLFWPWFGANVSVFGLSYGSFLLGFGISFWQATIVGVVGIVVSFLLCGVIALAGKRGSAPTMVLSRAVFGVEGNRVPSALSWLLTVGWETVLVSLAALATATVFQQLGWEGGVVTKLVALIVVVALVIVGGVIGFNLIMRMQMVITIVTGVLTVVYILLVLNHIDLGAVAALPAGDAPHVIGGFVFMLTGFGLGWVNAAADYSRYLPRSARSGGVVGWTTFGSSLAPVILLIFGILLAGSSSKLSEAIAADPIGALASLLPTWFLVPFVIVAVLGLVGGAVLDIYSSGLALLSVGVRVPRYVAAGIDGVIMTAGAIYVVFFATDFLGPFQGFLITLGVPIAAWCGIFVADIQLRRRDYAEAELYDRRGRYGAIRWLPIALIVIGTAIGWGLVTNGSASWLAWQGYLLGPIGGKQGDWAFANLGVLVALVIGYLGTLLFSRGAVRRQEER from the coding sequence ATGACCAGCACCGGTGAGGATGCGCCCGATACCCGTTCGGGCGCGGCGTCCGCTTTCGACGTGGAGCTGAACGGGCTCAACACCATTCACGAGAGTGAGCGGAAGGGGCGGCCGCGCGACCTGTTCTGGCCGTGGTTCGGCGCCAACGTCTCCGTGTTCGGTCTCAGCTACGGGTCGTTCCTGCTCGGGTTCGGCATCTCGTTCTGGCAGGCGACGATCGTCGGCGTGGTCGGGATCGTCGTCTCGTTCCTGCTGTGCGGCGTGATCGCGCTCGCCGGAAAGCGTGGATCCGCGCCGACGATGGTGCTCAGCCGCGCCGTGTTCGGCGTGGAGGGCAATCGCGTCCCCTCGGCGTTGTCGTGGCTGCTGACGGTCGGATGGGAGACCGTGCTGGTCTCGCTCGCCGCGCTCGCCACCGCGACGGTGTTCCAGCAGCTCGGCTGGGAGGGCGGGGTCGTCACCAAGCTGGTGGCCCTCATCGTCGTCGTCGCGCTCGTCATCGTCGGCGGCGTGATCGGCTTCAACCTGATCATGCGCATGCAGATGGTCATCACGATCGTGACCGGCGTGCTGACCGTGGTCTACATCCTGCTGGTCCTGAACCACATCGACCTCGGCGCCGTGGCTGCACTCCCGGCGGGAGACGCGCCGCATGTGATCGGCGGGTTCGTGTTCATGCTCACCGGCTTCGGGCTCGGCTGGGTGAACGCCGCCGCCGACTACTCCCGTTACCTGCCGCGCAGCGCCCGCAGCGGGGGAGTGGTGGGATGGACGACCTTCGGCTCGTCGCTGGCCCCGGTCATCCTGCTGATCTTCGGCATCCTGCTGGCCGGTTCCTCGTCGAAGCTGAGCGAGGCCATCGCCGCCGACCCGATCGGCGCGCTCGCGTCGCTGCTGCCCACCTGGTTCCTGGTTCCGTTCGTCATCGTCGCCGTGCTCGGGCTGGTCGGCGGGGCGGTGCTCGACATCTACTCGTCCGGGCTGGCGCTGCTCAGCGTCGGCGTCCGCGTCCCGCGGTACGTCGCGGCGGGCATCGACGGCGTCATCATGACCGCCGGCGCGATCTACGTCGTGTTCTTCGCCACCGACTTCCTCGGCCCGTTCCAAGGCTTCCTCATCACGTTGGGCGTGCCGATCGCCGCCTGGTGCGGCATCTTCGTCGCCGACATCCAGCTGCGTCGGCGCGACTACGCGGAGGCCGAGCTGTACGACCGGCGCGGTCGCTACGGCGCCATCCGCTGGCTGCCGATCGCCCTGATCGTGATCGGAACCGCGATCGGCTGGGGCCTCGTCACCAACGGCTCGGCCTCGTGGCTGGCCTGGCAGGGCTACCTGCTCGGTCCGATCGGCGGCAAGCAGGGCGACTGGGCCTTCGCGAACCTCGGCGTCCTCGTCGCACTGGTCATCGGATACCTGGGCACGCTGCTGTTCTCGCGCGGTGCGGTGCGGCGACAGGAGGAGCGATGA
- a CDS encoding extracellular solute-binding protein, which produces MKKSLRWGAAVATAAVATMTLASCGFSGGSGGSSGGAQTLDLMVASYSDNTKTEWQQIIKDFEAKNSDIKVNLDVESWTDINNVIKTRIQAQKQPDILNIDAFAGFAADDLLYPAKDIVSSATLDDFQDAFKKNASIDGTQYGLPFIASARALFYNKDDFSKAGISAPPKTWAEFEDAAAKLKAAGITPYGMPLGSEEAQAETAIWFYGAGGGYGDAKKLTIDSSENVEGATEMQKIITQGYTEANPGSTNRTPLLNVFIQGQLGMQVGLPPTVGQIKDKNPSLQYGIAPIPTKDGSPFTLGVADHLMAFKNKTDKTASIKKFLDYFYSKDVYTKWVSAEGFLPTTKSGADAMGSDETIKPFLDLLPNAKFYPSTNPNWSAAQGAIQSQIGQLGQGAKPEDLLKSIQAKADGQ; this is translated from the coding sequence ATGAAGAAGTCACTGCGGTGGGGAGCGGCGGTCGCAACAGCGGCGGTCGCCACCATGACGCTCGCCTCCTGCGGCTTCAGCGGCGGGTCCGGAGGCTCGTCCGGCGGCGCGCAGACGCTCGACCTGATGGTCGCCAGCTACTCGGACAACACCAAGACCGAATGGCAGCAGATCATCAAGGACTTCGAGGCGAAGAACAGCGACATCAAGGTCAACCTCGACGTCGAATCCTGGACCGACATCAACAACGTCATCAAGACACGGATCCAGGCGCAGAAGCAGCCCGACATCCTGAACATCGACGCGTTCGCCGGCTTCGCGGCCGACGACCTGCTCTACCCGGCGAAGGACATCGTCTCCTCCGCCACGCTCGACGACTTCCAGGACGCCTTCAAGAAGAACGCGAGCATCGACGGCACGCAGTACGGTCTCCCGTTCATCGCGTCCGCCCGCGCGCTGTTCTACAACAAGGACGACTTCTCCAAGGCCGGCATCTCGGCCCCGCCGAAGACCTGGGCCGAGTTCGAGGACGCCGCCGCCAAGCTGAAGGCAGCCGGGATCACCCCGTACGGCATGCCGCTCGGCAGCGAGGAGGCGCAGGCCGAGACCGCCATCTGGTTCTACGGAGCCGGCGGCGGATACGGCGACGCCAAGAAGCTGACCATCGACAGCTCGGAGAACGTCGAAGGCGCCACCGAGATGCAGAAGATCATCACGCAGGGCTACACGGAGGCGAACCCCGGTTCGACCAACCGCACCCCGCTGCTGAACGTCTTCATCCAGGGCCAGCTCGGCATGCAGGTCGGCCTGCCGCCGACAGTCGGGCAGATCAAGGACAAGAACCCGTCGCTGCAGTACGGCATCGCGCCGATCCCCACCAAGGACGGCTCGCCGTTCACCCTGGGCGTCGCGGACCACCTGATGGCGTTCAAGAACAAGACGGACAAGACGGCGTCGATCAAGAAGTTCCTCGACTACTTCTACTCGAAGGACGTCTACACGAAGTGGGTCTCGGCCGAAGGCTTCCTGCCGACGACCAAGTCCGGTGCCGACGCGATGGGCTCCGACGAGACCATCAAGCCGTTCCTCGACCTGCTGCCGAACGCGAAGTTCTACCCGTCCACCAACCCGAACTGGTCGGCCGCCCAGGGCGCGATCCAGAGCCAGATCGGTCAGCTCGGTCAGGGCGCCAAGCCCGAAGACCTGCTGAAGTCCATCCAGGCGAAGGCCGACGGCCAGTAA
- a CDS encoding MFS transporter — translation MTATSTTPARIAPKFPWTGLIALATATFLSVTSEMIPTGLLPDMSASLGVSEAQIGLLVTVFAFTVVVTSAPLTALTRRWPRHGLLIGILVVLGISNALTAIAPDYAFVVGSRVLGGVAHGMFWSIVGAYAGHLVPKEQIGRAVSITLGGGTLAFVLGVPLGTFAGHVFGWRLSFGLLAALMMVGALVIWKFLPAVEREADGKRRRERDRTVPRPRDRTIPLVIMVCVIAAVTMVGHYAFYTFVVPFLTGPMGVPSGDVGALLFLYGIAGAGGLILAGSVFGPRPQLGLILALVVTGIAVAALAVLAGQIVLALIAFILWGLAFGALPPLLQTRMLHTSSPAFRDTASALYTTSFNVGIGGGALVGAVIYDAGGLMVLPWAYVGLLVVSVALVLVVGRMSRTVVATH, via the coding sequence ATGACTGCCACTTCGACGACTCCGGCGCGCATTGCGCCGAAATTCCCGTGGACCGGGCTGATCGCCCTGGCCACCGCCACCTTCCTCTCGGTGACCAGCGAGATGATCCCGACCGGCCTGCTGCCGGACATGAGCGCCTCCCTCGGCGTGAGCGAGGCCCAGATCGGGCTGCTCGTGACGGTGTTCGCGTTCACCGTGGTGGTCACCAGCGCCCCGCTGACGGCGCTGACCCGGCGCTGGCCGCGGCACGGCCTGCTGATCGGCATCCTTGTCGTGCTCGGCATCTCGAACGCGCTCACCGCCATCGCGCCCGACTACGCCTTCGTGGTCGGCTCGCGCGTGCTCGGCGGTGTGGCGCACGGGATGTTCTGGTCGATCGTCGGCGCGTACGCCGGCCACCTGGTGCCCAAGGAGCAGATCGGCCGGGCCGTCTCCATCACCCTCGGCGGCGGGACGCTGGCGTTCGTGCTCGGTGTGCCGCTCGGCACGTTCGCCGGGCACGTCTTCGGCTGGCGGCTGTCGTTCGGGCTGCTCGCCGCGCTCATGATGGTCGGCGCCCTGGTGATCTGGAAGTTCTTGCCGGCGGTCGAGCGGGAGGCGGACGGCAAGCGTCGGCGCGAGCGCGACCGCACGGTTCCCCGACCGCGCGACCGCACCATCCCGCTGGTCATCATGGTCTGCGTGATCGCGGCCGTCACGATGGTCGGGCACTACGCGTTCTACACGTTCGTGGTGCCGTTCCTGACCGGGCCGATGGGCGTGCCGTCGGGTGACGTCGGTGCGCTGCTGTTCCTCTATGGGATCGCCGGTGCGGGCGGCCTGATCCTCGCCGGTTCGGTGTTCGGTCCGCGGCCGCAGCTGGGGCTCATCCTCGCGCTCGTCGTGACCGGGATCGCCGTTGCGGCGCTCGCCGTGCTCGCCGGCCAGATCGTGCTGGCATTGATCGCGTTCATCCTGTGGGGGCTCGCCTTCGGCGCGCTCCCGCCGCTGCTCCAGACGCGGATGCTGCACACGTCGTCCCCGGCGTTCCGCGACACCGCGAGCGCGCTGTACACGACGTCCTTCAACGTCGGGATCGGCGGGGGAGCGCTCGTCGGGGCGGTCATCTACGACGCGGGCGGCCTGATGGTGCTGCCGTGGGCGTACGTCGGTCTGCTGGTCGTGTCGGTCGCGCTCGTGCTCGTGGTCGGCCGGATGTCGCGGACGGTCGTCGCGACGCACTGA
- a CDS encoding class II fructose-bisphosphate aldolase: MPLVPTADLLHAAVGRRTGLAAFNVIQLETAEALVDAAEQTGLPVILQISQNCVAYHGSLDPIASATLALARESTAHVAVHLDHAEDEQLARQAVELGFGSVMYDGAALDYERNVAATVRVVEHAHANDVLVEAELGEIGGKDGAHAPGVRTDPDEARRFVEETGVDALAVAVGSSHAMTERTASLDLDLIARLRHAVPVPLVLHGSSGVADETIEAAIRAGITKVNVSTHLNRFFTDAIRAYLSAHPDVVDPRKYVREGRAAVTREAARLMTLFDVAGGTESAQR; this comes from the coding sequence ATGCCCCTCGTGCCCACCGCCGACCTGCTGCACGCGGCCGTCGGCCGCCGCACGGGCCTGGCCGCGTTCAACGTCATCCAGCTGGAGACCGCCGAGGCCCTCGTCGACGCGGCCGAGCAGACCGGGCTCCCCGTCATCCTGCAGATCTCGCAGAACTGCGTCGCGTACCACGGCTCGCTCGACCCCATCGCGTCGGCGACCCTCGCACTGGCCCGGGAGTCGACGGCGCACGTCGCCGTGCACCTCGACCACGCCGAGGACGAGCAGCTCGCGCGGCAGGCGGTCGAACTGGGCTTCGGCTCGGTCATGTACGACGGCGCCGCGCTCGACTACGAGCGCAACGTCGCTGCCACCGTGCGCGTCGTCGAGCACGCCCATGCCAACGACGTGCTGGTGGAGGCGGAGCTGGGCGAGATCGGCGGGAAGGACGGCGCGCACGCACCCGGCGTCCGGACCGACCCGGACGAGGCCCGCCGTTTCGTCGAGGAGACCGGCGTCGACGCCCTCGCCGTCGCGGTCGGCAGCTCGCACGCCATGACCGAGCGGACCGCGTCCCTCGACCTCGACCTGATCGCCCGGCTGCGACACGCCGTGCCGGTTCCGTTGGTCCTGCATGGCTCCAGCGGCGTCGCGGATGAGACGATCGAGGCGGCGATCCGCGCAGGGATCACCAAGGTCAACGTCTCCACCCACCTCAACCGGTTCTTCACGGACGCGATCCGGGCGTACCTCAGCGCGCATCCCGATGTGGTGGACCCGCGGAAGTACGTGCGGGAGGGACGCGCCGCGGTGACCAGGGAGGCGGCACGGCTGATGACCCTGTTCGATGTGGCAGGCGGAACGGAGAGCGCACAGCGATGA
- a CDS encoding cysteine hydrolase family protein: MTGPTLVVVDMQQVFGDPASPWFTPRFADAEAVIAGMVPAFERVVFTRFIAPERPEGAWVPYYEQWPFALVPADDPIYDLVLAFRDTGHPVVTETTFGKWGPALRDALDGSQDVVLAGVSTDCCVLSTALGAADAGVRIRVAADACAGLSDADHQRALDAMALYAPLIEISDSAAILDGLR; this comes from the coding sequence ATGACCGGCCCGACGCTCGTCGTCGTCGACATGCAGCAGGTGTTCGGCGACCCGGCGAGCCCGTGGTTCACGCCGCGCTTCGCGGACGCGGAGGCCGTGATCGCGGGGATGGTGCCCGCCTTCGAGCGCGTCGTGTTCACGCGCTTCATCGCACCGGAGCGGCCGGAGGGCGCCTGGGTGCCGTATTACGAGCAGTGGCCGTTCGCGCTCGTCCCCGCCGACGACCCGATCTACGACCTGGTGCTCGCCTTTCGCGACACCGGGCATCCGGTGGTCACCGAGACGACGTTCGGCAAGTGGGGTCCTGCTCTGCGGGATGCGCTCGACGGGTCGCAGGATGTGGTGCTCGCCGGCGTCTCCACCGACTGCTGTGTGTTGAGCACGGCACTGGGAGCCGCGGACGCGGGCGTGCGCATCCGGGTCGCGGCCGACGCGTGTGCCGGCCTGAGCGACGCAGACCACCAGCGCGCCCTGGATGCGATGGCGCTGTACGCGCCGCTGATCGAGATCTCGGACAGCGCTGCCATTCTGGACGGCCTCCGGTAG
- the nagA gene encoding N-acetylglucosamine-6-phosphate deacetylase, with the protein MSDGHLIHSARLVDGGTVVEDGWVRFDGDTIAALGSGATWRDEPGVLDMAGADRVTVTDAGGAWLTPGFVDIHVHGGGGASFDDGPDAIGRALELHRRHGTTRSVLSLVTAPVPELARRVQEVAALTAADPRILGSHLEGPFLDVGHKGAHDPALLRSATPADIELLLDAAAGTLRQVTIAPERPGGMDAVRAFSAAGAAVAVGHTAADYDQALAAFDAGASILTHAFNAMPGLHHRAPGPVAAAARTPGVTLEIVNDGVHVHPEMVRIAFAAAPGRMALVTDAMAAAGSADGDYVLGSLDVEVRDGVARLAGGGSIAGSTLTLDDALRRAVLEVGIPVAEAVRALTETPAAAVGRAHDLGRLAPGYAADAVLLDADFRVRQVWAAGEPVA; encoded by the coding sequence GTGAGCGACGGCCATCTCATCCACTCGGCGCGGCTGGTCGACGGCGGCACGGTCGTCGAAGACGGCTGGGTGCGGTTCGACGGCGACACGATCGCCGCGCTCGGCAGCGGCGCGACATGGCGCGATGAGCCGGGCGTACTGGATATGGCCGGCGCCGATCGTGTGACCGTGACCGATGCGGGAGGTGCGTGGCTCACGCCCGGCTTCGTCGACATCCACGTCCACGGCGGCGGAGGCGCGAGCTTCGACGACGGGCCCGACGCGATCGGCCGGGCCCTGGAGCTGCACCGGCGGCACGGCACCACCCGCTCGGTGCTGTCGCTCGTCACGGCGCCGGTGCCGGAGCTGGCCCGTCGGGTGCAGGAGGTGGCGGCGCTCACAGCGGCCGATCCGCGCATCCTCGGGTCGCACCTGGAGGGGCCGTTCCTCGACGTCGGGCACAAGGGCGCCCACGACCCGGCGCTGCTGCGCTCGGCGACCCCGGCCGACATCGAGCTGCTGCTGGATGCCGCCGCCGGCACCCTGCGACAGGTCACCATCGCGCCCGAACGTCCCGGCGGGATGGACGCCGTGCGCGCCTTCTCCGCCGCCGGCGCGGCCGTCGCCGTCGGTCACACCGCCGCCGACTACGACCAGGCGCTGGCCGCCTTCGACGCGGGCGCGAGCATCCTCACGCACGCGTTCAACGCCATGCCGGGACTGCACCACCGCGCGCCCGGACCGGTCGCCGCGGCCGCCCGCACCCCGGGGGTGACGCTCGAGATCGTCAACGACGGCGTGCACGTCCATCCCGAGATGGTCCGGATCGCCTTCGCCGCCGCCCCCGGCCGGATGGCCCTGGTGACGGACGCGATGGCCGCCGCCGGTTCCGCCGACGGCGACTACGTGCTCGGGTCGCTGGACGTCGAGGTGCGCGACGGCGTCGCCCGGCTCGCCGGCGGAGGGTCGATCGCCGGGTCGACGCTCACCCTCGACGACGCTCTGCGGCGCGCGGTGCTCGAGGTCGGCATCCCGGTCGCCGAGGCGGTGCGCGCGCTCACCGAGACGCCGGCCGCAGCCGTCGGGCGCGCTCACGACCTCGGCCGTCTGGCCCCAGGCTACGCGGCCGACGCCGTGTTGCTGGACGCGGACTTCCGTGTCCGCCAGGTGTGGGCGGCGGGCGAACCCGTCGCCTGA
- a CDS encoding DeoR/GlpR family DNA-binding transcription regulator, translated as MNRAERLNAVLDLLAEAGQIEVDDIVAKLDVSAATARRDLDALASQQLLTRTRGGAIGQSVAYDLPIRYKREQHAPEKLRIAQAASALVPRGAVVGLCGGTTSTAVATVLGSRPDLMEPSPHPSLTVVTNAINIAAQLVMRPQIKTVMTGGVVHARSYELVGPYSDVVLEKITMDIAFIGVNGIDPVVGATVHDEGEASVNSLMARRATRAVVVADSSKIGRKAFATLGGPKVLTTLITDEGITAEQRAAFVEQGIEVIVA; from the coding sequence ATGAACAGAGCCGAACGGCTGAACGCCGTGCTGGACCTGCTGGCCGAGGCCGGCCAGATCGAGGTCGACGACATCGTGGCCAAGCTGGATGTGTCGGCGGCCACCGCACGCCGCGACCTCGACGCCCTGGCGTCGCAGCAGCTGCTCACCCGCACGCGCGGCGGAGCGATCGGCCAGTCGGTCGCCTACGACCTGCCCATCCGGTACAAGCGTGAGCAGCACGCGCCCGAGAAGCTGCGGATCGCGCAGGCGGCGAGCGCCCTCGTGCCTCGCGGCGCCGTGGTCGGCCTGTGCGGCGGAACGACCAGCACCGCCGTCGCGACCGTGCTCGGGTCGCGCCCGGACCTCATGGAACCCTCGCCGCATCCCAGCCTCACCGTTGTGACCAACGCCATCAACATCGCTGCACAGCTGGTGATGCGACCGCAAATCAAGACCGTGATGACCGGCGGCGTCGTGCACGCGCGCTCGTACGAGCTCGTCGGGCCGTACAGCGACGTCGTGCTGGAGAAGATCACGATGGACATCGCGTTCATCGGCGTCAACGGCATCGACCCGGTGGTCGGCGCCACCGTGCACGACGAGGGCGAGGCGAGCGTCAACTCGCTGATGGCGCGCCGGGCGACCCGCGCCGTCGTGGTGGCCGACTCGTCCAAGATCGGCCGCAAGGCGTTCGCCACCCTCGGCGGCCCGAAGGTTCTGACGACCCTCATCACCGACGAGGGCATCACCGCCGAGCAGCGTGCCGCGTTCGTCGAGCAGGGCATCGAGGTGATCGTCGCGTGA